From Planococcus halocryophilus, the proteins below share one genomic window:
- a CDS encoding bifunctional homocysteine S-methyltransferase/methylenetetrahydrofolate reductase — MGLLDELKTKILTADGAMGTLLYSYGIEYCNEELNLQRPEIVEKIHLDYIKAGADIIQTNTYGANALKLARYGLESQVAEINKAAIEIANRAAAPGGQFVFGTIGGIRGIRKSDASLQEIIAMVDQQATYLLEGNPDGLLLETYYDFEELAATVKHLKSITNTPLIAQVSMHDPGILQNGMSLNDALHQLESLGADIVGVNCRLGPHHTIQAFEEVTLPEKAFLSAYPNASLLDVEDGRIVYESEADYFGRAALLLREEGVRLIGGCCGTTPKHIEAVKKHLGQLAPIVHKEVTERKPIVIREAEALEVKPLHEKAKTERTIIVELDTPRHLDVTKFLEGSVALKAAGVDAVTMADNSLASPRISNMAMGSILKHTEDIRALAHITCRDRNLIGLQSHLMGLDALGIHDILAVTGDPTKVGDFPGATSVYDVSSMELIQLIKKLNEGISFSGKSLRKKANFSVAAAFNPNVRVLDRAVARLEKKIESGADYFISQPVYTKEKITEIYEATKHLETPIFIGVMPLTSIRSAEFLHNEVPGIKLSDDALARMRACGDDKDLATQEGIQIAKELIDTAAELFHGIYLITPFVRYDMTVELIHYIRQLDQQKESDHSHVQASY, encoded by the coding sequence ATGGGTTTATTAGATGAGTTGAAGACGAAAATTTTGACAGCAGATGGTGCTATGGGAACTTTGCTGTATTCATACGGCATCGAGTATTGCAACGAAGAGCTGAATTTACAACGCCCCGAAATCGTTGAGAAAATCCATCTCGATTATATCAAAGCGGGAGCAGATATTATCCAAACCAATACGTACGGGGCGAATGCGCTGAAACTAGCTCGTTACGGCTTAGAATCGCAAGTCGCAGAGATTAACAAAGCCGCTATTGAAATCGCAAACCGAGCAGCAGCACCAGGTGGACAATTTGTTTTTGGAACGATTGGTGGAATTCGAGGTATCCGAAAAAGCGATGCCAGTTTGCAAGAAATCATTGCCATGGTTGACCAGCAAGCCACCTACTTATTAGAAGGTAATCCAGATGGGTTATTGTTAGAAACTTATTACGATTTTGAAGAACTCGCAGCAACTGTGAAACATTTAAAGAGCATTACCAATACACCGCTGATTGCCCAAGTGTCAATGCATGACCCAGGAATTTTGCAAAATGGGATGTCGTTAAACGATGCGTTGCATCAATTAGAATCACTCGGTGCAGACATTGTTGGGGTCAATTGCCGATTAGGGCCTCACCATACCATTCAAGCATTTGAAGAAGTGACATTGCCTGAAAAAGCTTTTCTATCAGCTTATCCAAATGCCAGCTTACTGGATGTGGAAGACGGGCGAATTGTTTATGAATCAGAGGCCGATTATTTTGGCCGCGCTGCTTTATTGTTAAGAGAAGAAGGCGTTCGCTTAATTGGTGGCTGTTGCGGAACGACGCCAAAACATATTGAAGCCGTGAAAAAGCATCTAGGTCAGCTGGCGCCGATTGTTCATAAAGAAGTAACCGAAAGAAAGCCAATCGTTATTCGAGAAGCCGAAGCGTTAGAAGTAAAGCCACTTCACGAAAAAGCAAAAACCGAACGCACGATTATTGTAGAACTCGACACACCACGTCATTTAGATGTTACGAAATTTTTAGAAGGTTCGGTTGCGTTAAAAGCAGCTGGCGTCGATGCGGTAACAATGGCCGATAATTCACTAGCGTCACCACGCATTAGCAATATGGCAATGGGTTCGATTTTAAAACATACAGAAGACATTCGTGCACTTGCTCATATTACGTGCCGTGACCGCAATTTAATTGGTTTGCAATCGCATTTGATGGGCCTCGATGCACTTGGCATACACGATATACTTGCCGTGACGGGTGACCCAACTAAAGTAGGGGATTTTCCAGGAGCTACAAGTGTTTATGACGTATCGAGTATGGAATTGATTCAATTAATCAAGAAGTTAAATGAAGGCATTTCATTTTCCGGAAAGTCGTTACGGAAAAAAGCCAACTTCTCAGTTGCCGCCGCATTCAACCCGAATGTTCGTGTGCTTGACAGAGCTGTAGCGAGACTCGAAAAGAAAATCGAAAGTGGCGCTGATTATTTTATTTCGCAGCCGGTTTATACGAAAGAGAAAATTACAGAAATTTACGAAGCGACCAAACATTTAGAAACGCCAATTTTTATTGGGGTAATGCCATTGACCAGTATTCGCAGTGCAGAATTCCTGCACAATGAAGTGCCAGGCATTAAGCTGTCAGATGATGCATTAGCGCGCATGCGTGCATGCGGTGATGACAAAGACCTTGCAACTCAAGAAGGCATTCAAATTGCGAAAGAATTAATTGATACTGCAGCCGAATTGTTCCATGGTATCTACTTAATCACACCATTTGTTCGGTACGATATGACCGTGGAACTGATTCACTATATTCGTCAACTAGATCAACAGAAAGAGAGCGATCACAGCCATGTCCAAGCATCTTATTGA
- a CDS encoding response regulator, which produces MIKLLIVDDEPIERDGMQAILQHAYQEFDIKQAKNGRTAIELTESWKPDWIFMDIMMPGMTGLEAIEQIQRKNRDIQFVMVTAFDTFDYARQAIKLGVKDYLLKPSKASEIVATVGKLLAQQQYKEQVSATQHQQQADFQKALAIVETDVVTQLLFDHVHDVHIELLVDMLEIPATDEKFVMTILVPKGLEALYPQLKERIRTTENAWIGALYGRQLPIIVFRDKKKSFRSQAISLVKAILTISTSQQPGWFIGVGPVCTSLEDIRNSYQKSLIATMDLSLPSRYRFSSDVPSLEKAGDAAFVKKQEKKLFDFIRLGQWDAIDQLVMDLIRRFEHEGANILWAQQRILEFLWVTARVMGEMGIDAPISYYTIQAKDHRQLYSETRQVVERLKHVYMEHYDRLEVDKIHQIKQYIIEYSHQDISLDALAQKVELSPIYLSKMFKEKLGINYIDFLTSCRIDKAKKLLGDPQKSLKEISIEIGYHEPNYFSKVFKKMNDVSPKEYRKTLLKGKEETTR; this is translated from the coding sequence ATGATTAAATTGTTGATAGTAGATGATGAGCCGATTGAGCGAGATGGCATGCAGGCTATTTTGCAGCACGCCTACCAAGAATTCGACATCAAGCAGGCAAAAAATGGAAGAACAGCGATTGAATTGACGGAAAGCTGGAAACCGGACTGGATCTTCATGGATATTATGATGCCGGGAATGACAGGACTAGAGGCGATTGAGCAAATTCAACGCAAAAACCGAGACATTCAATTTGTCATGGTCACGGCTTTTGACACTTTCGATTATGCTCGCCAAGCGATTAAATTGGGCGTCAAGGATTATTTGCTGAAGCCGAGCAAAGCAAGTGAAATTGTCGCAACTGTTGGCAAGCTACTGGCACAGCAACAATACAAAGAGCAGGTTTCAGCAACGCAACATCAGCAACAAGCCGATTTTCAAAAAGCGTTAGCCATTGTCGAAACAGACGTTGTTACTCAATTGCTATTTGATCATGTCCATGATGTCCATATTGAATTGTTGGTGGATATGCTGGAGATTCCAGCGACTGATGAAAAATTTGTTATGACCATCCTCGTACCAAAGGGATTGGAAGCTTTGTACCCGCAGCTAAAAGAGCGTATTCGTACGACTGAAAATGCGTGGATTGGTGCCTTGTATGGCCGCCAATTACCGATTATTGTTTTCCGAGACAAGAAAAAATCGTTTCGTTCACAAGCTATTTCCTTGGTTAAAGCCATTTTGACCATTTCAACAAGTCAGCAGCCAGGCTGGTTCATCGGTGTGGGGCCGGTATGTACATCGTTGGAAGACATTCGGAATTCCTATCAAAAATCGCTCATTGCTACGATGGACTTATCATTGCCTTCTAGGTACCGGTTTTCATCCGATGTTCCATCGCTTGAAAAAGCGGGAGACGCTGCTTTTGTTAAGAAGCAGGAGAAAAAGCTTTTTGATTTTATTCGTTTAGGGCAATGGGATGCGATTGACCAGCTCGTGATGGACTTGATCCGCCGCTTCGAGCATGAAGGGGCCAATATCCTGTGGGCCCAGCAACGAATACTTGAATTTTTATGGGTTACTGCACGAGTCATGGGTGAAATGGGCATTGATGCCCCGATTTCTTATTACACGATTCAAGCCAAAGACCATCGACAGCTATACAGTGAAACACGGCAAGTTGTTGAACGGCTAAAGCATGTTTATATGGAACATTACGATCGCTTAGAAGTAGATAAAATCCACCAAATCAAACAATACATTATAGAGTATTCGCATCAAGATATTTCCTTGGATGCACTAGCGCAGAAAGTAGAGTTAAGCCCCATTTACCTCAGCAAGATGTTCAAAGAAAAACTGGGGATCAATTATATTGATTTCCTGACTTCGTGCCGAATCGACAAAGCTAAAAAGCTATTGGGCGATCCACAGAAAAGTTTGAAGGAGATTTCCATTGAAATCGGTTATCACGAGCCCAATTATTTCAGCAAAGTTTTTAAGAAAATGAATGATGTTTCTCCAAAGGAATACCGAAAAACGCTATTAAAAGGAAAGGAAGAAACAACGCGATGA
- the xylF gene encoding D-xylose ABC transporter substrate-binding protein, giving the protein MTKKNRWRLMVLLFISLFVGACAPAEQAVKKNPEKTVVAANDETVKIGFSMDTLKEERWLKDQALFKEAVEALGAEVEIVAANGDDALQITQAETLIQQGIDLLVIVPHNAEATAAIVHKAHSAGIKVIAYDRLIKNASIDLYVSFDNERVGELQAEAILELVPKGNYVYIGGATTDNNVHLIKKGVFNVLQPAIDQGDIKVVYDQWTEDWSPEKAFLNMTEALAANNNQIDAVIAANDATAGGVIQALAAQGLAGKIPVAGQDAELAAVQRIVGGTQTMTVYKPIQILTEQVASLAVRMAKGDTITTARAVNNGKVDVPSILLAPIPVTIDNLQDTVIKDGFHTQSDVYGQAAK; this is encoded by the coding sequence ATGACTAAAAAAAATCGCTGGAGACTTATGGTGCTTTTATTCATCAGCTTATTCGTTGGCGCTTGCGCACCTGCAGAACAGGCTGTAAAAAAAAATCCTGAAAAAACAGTCGTAGCAGCTAACGACGAGACAGTCAAAATCGGTTTTTCCATGGATACGTTAAAAGAAGAGCGTTGGTTGAAGGATCAAGCATTATTTAAAGAAGCAGTAGAAGCACTAGGCGCGGAAGTGGAAATTGTGGCAGCCAATGGCGATGACGCACTCCAGATTACTCAGGCTGAGACCTTGATCCAGCAAGGCATTGACCTGCTGGTTATTGTGCCGCACAATGCGGAGGCAACAGCAGCAATTGTTCACAAAGCCCATAGCGCAGGCATCAAAGTTATTGCTTATGATCGTTTAATAAAAAATGCGTCGATTGACTTGTATGTGTCATTTGACAATGAACGTGTGGGCGAACTGCAGGCAGAAGCGATTTTGGAGCTGGTGCCAAAAGGGAACTATGTCTATATTGGAGGTGCAACGACCGACAACAATGTTCACTTGATTAAAAAAGGGGTTTTCAATGTGCTTCAACCAGCTATTGACCAAGGCGACATTAAAGTCGTCTATGATCAATGGACAGAGGACTGGTCACCAGAAAAGGCCTTTCTTAATATGACAGAGGCTCTTGCTGCAAACAACAACCAAATTGATGCTGTTATTGCTGCGAACGATGCAACGGCTGGGGGCGTTATTCAGGCATTAGCAGCACAGGGCTTAGCAGGGAAAATTCCCGTGGCCGGACAAGATGCGGAACTAGCTGCAGTTCAGCGGATTGTTGGTGGAACGCAGACGATGACCGTCTACAAGCCTATCCAAATATTGACCGAACAAGTAGCCTCTTTAGCTGTCAGAATGGCAAAAGGAGACACGATTACGACGGCTAGAGCTGTCAATAACGGCAAAGTCGATGTGCCATCGATCCTGTTAGCACCGATTCCAGTAACAATCGACAACCTGCAAGACACTGTTATTAAAGATGGCTTTCACACACAATCAGATGTTTATGGACAGGCAGCTAAATAA